One Mus caroli chromosome 6, CAROLI_EIJ_v1.1, whole genome shotgun sequence genomic window, GTAAGCGGTATTGAGGCAGTGAGACCTGGTAGGTGGAGCTGCTTGGAAGAGGCGTGCTCTCTTCAGTCCTGGGTGTACAACTAACTAGACTCGATTTCTGTGTCACAAGTCACTGGCTGCAATTTTCCTCTATAAACAGTGGACTAAGCCCTACTTAAGGCTGTAGCATAGTATGATGTTTGTGATAGAATTGCCCTGCTTGATCTCTGGGCTTTGTTTCATTctcctttctgttgctgggatcaAATGCCCTAGCCAAAAAGCAGGTTaggggagaaaaggtttatttggacttacatttccaggggggtgggggtggggggcctaGAGTCCACCATGACGGAGAAGGGGAGGTCACGGTGGCAAGAACAGAAAGCTGACCGATCACATTGCATctaaacaggaaacagagaacaggaagtgaagcctggctataaaacctcaaagctcttcccccctcttcccaCCAAAGTAAagtactttctccaacaagacagCCTTCTAAAGGTTCCATAGCCTTCCCAAATAGCACCACTAGCCAGGGGCCATGCATTCAAACAAATAAGCCTCTGgggcatatattatatattatcatatatcatatatcaattATATTCAAGCCACAAAAGACCTCCTTACACAATCTGAAAACCATCTCAAGAATTTCTAGATGATACCAGAGGTCTAGAAAACCCCTTATTCCTCCAAGCTACCTCCTGCTGGAGCTCTCCATTATGATGCTCGTATACCTGTAACAAGTACTGCCCACTGCAGGTGACTAATAATAGATCTAAGCCAGGTCCTTGAGCCAGCAGTCTAGGGTTCATGGAGGTTAATGAATGAACAAGCTACACAGGTGGGATTTTCAAGAAGGAAATGACAAAACCCCATGTCTCCAACAACCTTATTCTTGAGCTGCATCTGTGGCATGGGATCCCTGGATGCTGGCCTGAAAATCACGGCCCGGGTAAGAGAAGCAGATGCCAGGGTTGCAGCCCACATCTAGTGAATCTAAATCTTTGGGATTATCTTGGAAATGCTGCATCTTAATTAAGCGCCGCCCCAAGGAAATCTCCTTTCCTCTGAGTTTGAGCACCATTAGCTACCACCACCCTGCTACCCCTAAAAGTTCCCCATCCTTGAAGAGACGCACCAGAAGTGATGGGGTGATCCAGGTGTTGTCTTCTATGCCTTTAGCATTCTCCCTTTGAAGTTTGTGGAGCTCCAGATCTGGGACGACCAGGAACGCGTCCTACGGTTGAGGACAGTCACCGAGAAAATCTACTATCTGAAGCTCCATCCCGACCATCCTGAGACTGTTTTCCACTTTTGGATCCGCCTGGTTCAAATTCTGCATAAGGGTCTGTCCATCACCACCAAGGACCCTACCATCCTTGTCACTCACTGCCTGGTACCCAAGAGCCTTTGCAGCCCAGGTGGAAAGACTGAGGTAAGAAGTCCCCATTGCTAGTCTTCAGCCAAGATCAGATTTGGAGGAGGGTGACCTCTGAACAGCTGCTGCTGAGTGTCCTGTGTAGGTGCCCTCAGGTTTAACTCTGCTCCACACACAGTAGCACTTATAAGCACAGCACAGCCCTTGCTAAGTACATGTGCTTCCGTAAATATACACAGCCATGCAAACATCAGCTCTGACTACAGTTCAGTGGAAATGGacaagagacacgagctctacCTTTGcctttggggcttttttttttttttttggtttggttttttgagatagggtttcctaTAGTCCAAGCCGGCCtcgaactcattatgtagccaaagctgaccttgaaATCTTGAGCCTCCTTTTTCCAGCTGCCAAGTACCAGGCCTACAGACAGGTATGTTCTACCAAGCCAGACCAAAAGAGACttttctggagtgtgtgtgtgtgtgtgtgtgtgtgtgtgtgtgtgtgtagtggttgTATGCATTGTGAGgaacatgcagaggccagaggaggactcCACGTATATTCCTCTACTGCTCTTTGCCTTATTCCTCTGAGATAGAGTATTtcgctgaacctggagctttggGGATTTTTGCTAGGCTTGTAGCCAGCAAACCCCAGCCATCCTCCGGTCTGCTGGCCCACATCcaccccagtgctagggttagCAGTGTGCCCGGCAGTGATGGCTCTCTTCAAGgatgctagggatctgaactcggaTCCTGACTCTTTAACAAGCACATTTAATGGCCCAGCCATCTCCCTACCCATGAGAAGAGTGTTtggttttttcattttctattcttacctcttttctgtctctataaAGCCATCTTAGACATTCTGTCGTTtgcttattgttgtttttgtaacAATGGGGTCTTAGGTAGCCAAAACTGCTTTTAAATCCCCTGCCTCAGGTGGTCTTAGTGTTGGAATCATAGGACCACCtcccctttgtctgtgtgtctacgtgtgtgtatgtctgtgtgtgtacatgtgtgtgtctgtgtgtgtgtgcatgtgtctgtgtgtctgtgtgtctgtgtgcatgtgtgtgtctgtttgtgtgtgtgtgcatgtgtgtgtctgtgtctgtgtctgtgtgcatgtgtgtgtctgtttgtgtgtgtgtgtgtgtgcatatgtgtgtctgtatctgtgtgtgtctgtgtgtgcattgtgtgtgtgtgtctgtgtctgtgtgcgtgtgtgtgtgtgtgtctgtgtgtgtgtgtctgtgtgcataagTGCACACAAGCTTTGGCACACATGTAGTGGTCAGAGCACAACCTCAGGCATGGATCCTCATcatctaccttgtttgagacagcgTCCCTTGTTATTCTCTGTGCACCCCAGGCTTTTTGTGCACCCTCAACTTTTGGGGAATTCTCTTGTCTCTGGTTCCCATCTCACCTTAGGAGTTCTGGAATTTCATCCATGAGTTACTGCATCTGATTTTATATGGCTTCTGGGGCATCGAGCACCTTACTTAACACCCTTTTGTTAGATGTATTTCTACATAATCCACTGTTGTTGGTAATTGTAGGAGTTTTGTTGTGAAACATGATCTGACTCTAAAATCCAGGATGGCCAacaactccagatcctcctgcatTAGCCTCCAGTGATTAGATTGCAGACACATATTACCATGCGTGGCTTTAGAACTGTGTGAGGTGTTTTGTTTCAGATGCCAAGAAATCAGGCATGTTCAACAATGGAGATTGGCAAACAGCTTAAGAAAGGTTTTGGGGTGTTTGGGGGGGTGGAGTCTTCAGAGAAACCATGAGAAAACCCAAAGTGTTGGGCCATGTACATAGACTTTTGGtatacaaaaaacaaataaaacaacaacagataaacaagaaaagaagaggtTACACTTTCTGAGGTAGAATTCAGAAAAGTGAGTGTGCGCAACAGTGAAGTTCTGCAAGCAGCTGTGTCAGGAGGGCGCGTCTAGGAAGTAAAGGGACATTATTCATTAGTGGGATAATTATTCTCCCAATCTCCTTTATATGGCTTCAGGTGAATCCAATTTCCTGACAGGTGGATTCCTGGTCAGGGCATTCATAGGCCCCATTGGGGAAGATCCTTAGGACTCACTGTCCAGCAGAATCAATGAGAACCAGGTTCAGTGGGCAAGCCTGTCTTAGAGTATGGAGTAGAAAATGATAGAGGAAAACACTCATGtgttctcatgtgtgtgcatgtgggcctatgcacacatacacataaacagctACAAATGCTCTACACATCCACAAAGCAACTGCATATAGGGCTTTTCTTAAAGGAATTGGTGTTTTAAACATTAGCTTCTCATAAGGTATATGTTTAAGTATAAAAACAAGTAGCACTCGCTGTTAAAATTCATATTAACAAGGTAAGCATTCTAAATCTACATTGGCAAGTATGCAATGAGGGCCTTACCTCCAACACACCAATGAGTATTTATACCAAATACTGACAAAGAAAACTGCTTCCTTGAGAGACTTGTATGGCTGCCTATTGGGAGAGTTTGGGTCCCAATGTTTTAGAGTCTAGATAAAGCTTGGTGTTAAGAAAATGCAGAGAGCCCAAGGCTTAACCTcctgttgtgtttgtttgggtttttttttttttctccatatagTTAGTGCAGAAGAAATCAAAAGGCCTGCAGCCCAGTGAGAGCCTCACACGTCTGATGGCCCAAGTGGAGAGCGAGACCCTCTCCCAGATCTTTTCCGACTTGCATCAGCAGAAACAGTACAGGTACATGATTTAACTCAGGTTAGCCCATACCACCCTTTTCTGTAGCCCAGGAGGTCCCAGAGGTAAGACCCTCAGTGCAAGAGCACGGTTAGGGATGTGATATACTGTCACACAGTACCTGGTGTCATTGCCATAGTCTTTGTCTCCACACAGCAGGCCAGGCGGTCCTGACTCCAGAAGagttataaaggaaaatacttCTTCAGTAATGAAAATGAGTAACAGACATGGATGAATGAAAGCTAAATACTAATCCAGTAACTGATTCTATAGAGCAAAACCACATAACCCCGTAACCACGTAACCCCTTAACCACGTAACCCCGTAACCACGTAGCCACATAGCCACATAGCCACATAACCGTGGCTTTAAACCCTGCTGTATACTGGTTTCATTTCCTCTGACTGGGCCTCTGTCTGGACTTTATAAAGATCCTAAGGTTGTTCCTCCTTGGATGCTCAAGGGTTCAGGCCTGTCTTCTCCGTTCCTGAAGAAACATCCTGTGCCTTTGATGATGCACTATGATATGAGAGACAGGAAGCCAGGTGGTGACTCACGTCCGTCATTCCAGCACTGAAGGGTCCGAGACAAGCCGATTGTTTCGAAGTTGAGCATAGCCCAGGCTGCAGAATgggttccagactagcctgggctacatacagagaaggaaaaccaaaaataaattagtaaacgtcactaggagagaaaaacaaagtgaCAAAAAGaagtgtctctgttttgttttaggataggtctcacgtagcccaggctggcctcaaagtcccTATGTAGTTAAGAATGATCTTaactcctgacccttctgcctccacctcccaagtggaAACATAAGACAGCTTGTGTCACCATTCCAGGCTATGGAAGGGATATACACCGCCCCCCTCCACCCTGACTCCAGTTTACTGGGGATTGATTGTAGGGCTCAACCTTCCTAGATTTTGCCACTCAGCTATAGCTCAACCCAAGAGGAGCGATTTTTGTTCTAACAGGTACCAGTTAGAACAGCACAGGGTAAACTGACTGGGGTAGTACACTGAAAACCAAGAGAGCTCAGAAGCACTCAGGGTGGGGGTTGAAGGCTCAGAGACCAGTGCCTCGGCTTTCAGTTCTATAGTACTTAAAAGATAATAGTACCAGTCTCACCTGGGTACTGTCGGGATTAAACATGGGCTTAGCATGCATTTCGTCAGGTTGGGAAGGAGATGTGAATGGGATCTCAACAGATCTTAGTGTGCATTACTGACTGTCTCAGGAAAGGTTTAACAGCCAAAGATCGTCACTGTATAATAACATACCAGAAAACTGCAATTAAGAAAGGTTtaccacccatggaaggagttacagagacaaagtttggagctgagacaaaaggatggaccatctagagactgccatatccagggatccatcccataattagcctccaaacactgacaccattgcatacactagcaagattttgctgaaaggacccagatatagctgtctcttatgagacgatgccggggcctagcaaacacagaagtggatgctcacagtcagctattggatggatcacagggcccccaatggaggagctagagaaagtatccaaggagctaaagagatctgcaaccctgtaggtgcaacaacattatgaactaaccagtaccccggagctcttgtctctagctgcatatgtatcaaaagatggcctagtcggccatcactggaaagagagacccattggacatgcaaactttatatgccccagtacaggggaacgccagggcgaaaaagtgggaatgggtgggtagggaagtgggggggagtgtattggggacttttgggatagcattggaaatgtaattgaggaaaatacgtaataaaaaaatttttttaaaaaaggaaaaaaaaagaaaggtttacGTAGAATGTCACATTCTGGACTGGTGCTGAGTTCTAACAGAAGAAAGGTATATTGAAATAAGGGTTtgactgtttcaaaaaaatcaCTGGCTTTGTAGTGCAAGCTGGTCTGAAACCTTAAGTAACTagagagatgaccttgaactctagaTCCCCttaaatgctagaattacaggcatgtggcatAGTACCTggcttctctgttttgtttttgaaatagggtctcaccatgttgGCAATGCTGGCTCAGAATTCAGGAAATCCCTCCCTGCCTGAGACATAACCACAATCCACAGCTAACTTCCTATGTAAAGGACACTGTATTAGCTATATTATCGTTATGATAAAATGCCGTAACCAAGACAATTCATATAAAATGAGGTTTACTTGAGCTTATGGCTGCAGAGGACTAGGAGGCCACCATAGCTGGGAGACACAGCAGCTCGTGGCAGGAAccggaagctgagagctcacacttCCAAACATAAATACAGAGCAGAATCTAGCCAAATTTCACAGAGCTTTTAACACCAAAGCCTGCACCCTGTGACAaacttcctcctacaaggttgTACCATTTAAACCTCTCCAAACAGAGCAACAACTAGTGACTGAGTGTTCAGACACTCATCTGTaggtgtgtgcgcgcacatgtatatttctcattcaaaccaccacagaccctTTCGGATATATCTCATGCTGATTTACTGACTGTAATTCAGTCCCATGGCCCAAAACAGCTGAGAACCACACTCTACTTAAAACACAAGCTCAGACAAAATTAAGTGTTCTCAGTCTGAGATGGAGGTACCTGCCTGTACCCAGCACTCACTCAGGTGACTGGGGCAGGAGGGTtcctgggagtttgaggccaacctaggctaacCTGCCTCAAAACAATACCCCAACAAAATTAGGTGCTATATCCCTAGAGTACGTGTGCAGCAGGGTTACGGGGGAATCTGCCACCAATAGCTGGGTCTGCCACCAATATCTGGCTTTTATTCTGGAAGATTAGAGGGAGCTAAGCCCCATTAGAGAAATGAGATCTAGCcagaaggaaggggtggggttGCAGAGCCAggctgtttgaaaaaaaaaaacaaataactgaGACTTTGCCCAGAGAAGGAAACTTAGGGACGGAGCAAGAAGGCCATTGAGTAAGAGAAAatgtagaagcaggcagaggccAGGCGGAGCAGAGCCTGAGAAGCCACATGGAGGGTTTTAGAATTCTAGTGGAAGGGAGCCTTATTTGCATTTTACATATGAAGGCGCTGTGATCTGATTTACATCTGGAAAAATCACTGCAGCTGTGGCCATGACTGTAGCCTGGAAGGGTAGCAGCAGAGACTCAGAAAGACCAGATGAGCAGCTAAACTGGTCCAGACTGGCATGTGCATCACGCAATGGGTCAGGGAGGTTGGAGTGAAAGAGAGCATCCCTTCTGCTTCCCTGTTCCCCCAGTGGCTGCTTTGCTTGGTTTCCCAACACAAACCCCCATGTGATGATGTTCTCACCCTGGCCCTTTCCAGGCTGGCTGCAGTTATCAGGTTTCGCTCCTTAGCAGCCTCACACCACGGAACAGTAGACTGCACACATGGCTGAGATACAAGGTGCAAGATAAGGCCACACCCCTCCTCAGACAAATCAGCGCCCTGGGCTCTGTTCTCTACCCATCTCCAtcacttcctctttcccttttctcttctggaaACATAATGTGCATCACATCCAACCAGTGCAGCCACAGCTAGCCAATTTCTATCTGTCTCTAAATCTTCTGCATTGggaaaagtttctttttaaaaaaagaattattttacgtatatgaatacactgtatctgtcttcagacacaccagaagaaggcatcagatcccatcagatcccattacagttgagagctaccatgtggtggctgggaattgaactcaggacttttggaagaacattcagtgctcttaaccactgagccgtctctccagcccccagggcaAGTCTTAACTAGGGATAAGCTTTGAAAAATTACTTCAGAGCTGAGCGTGTCGCTCAGTGGATAGAACCCTTGTCCTAATATACACAGAGCCTGGAGttaatctccagcactgcataaagcaaacatggtggtgcatgctgtaattccagcactcaggaggcaggagggtgaGACATTTAAAGTcatccatggctacatagtgagtttgaggccagcctcagataCAAAAGACCATAGCTCcaaaaatgaagatataaaagATTATCAACAACAGCAAACTGAGTTCAGTGTTTTTCTCCTTAACTTTTGATCTTTGTTTCCTTGACCCTGAAATGACTGGAGTTCCAGCAGGAGCGAAAAGATGCACATCAACAAGACCAGCTCAGGTAAGGAAGGATGCAGGGTGTGTGCTGGGAGACATAGCTGCTGTGTCATAGGATTCCCCACAATGCATCCTCTGGCCTTCTGGATGCCACCAGGAGTACCATAATATCTCCATGCCATAGTTGGCATCTCTCTGGGCTTTTTGACCACCAAAGGCAATTTGGTACCAAGTCccaaccatttatttatttgagatgttTCTATACTCTTCATTTCCAGTTCCACAGAATGACCCCAGCCAGACCTTTCCCTTACATTGCAGTATTCATTTGTGGATTCACGGATTTAGTCAAAGGTGATCACTGGAGGTTCTTCAAGTGCCGGTCGTACATACCACCTTTTCTCAAAGGGATGGTCATGTGGGGACAGAGCAAGAGCTCCTTTCTAGGCCCCATTCAAAGTTTATGCTGGAGTGACAGGGGCATATGAATGTCCTTCACTCCTTCTAGGACATTGGCTCAAGAAGGTTGGTGTCTAAGCAGAGCCATCTATGATAGGATCAGGGCAGAGTGTGAGAAAACGAGACGTTCTAGAAGGAGCAGCTGCCAAATTCTAGCGTAGCCCAGGTCCTGTGGATGTGGTCCTTCATCAGCTTCCCATCTCTGTCGCCTCACCTGACCACATGCTCTCTGTCACGTATCTACTCCGGCCACATCGGTTGCAGTCAGATTCCAACCATGCTTTCTCATGCCTTAGCCATCCCTCACTCACTTCCTTCCCCGAGGAGCCCCTCTAAGCCCCCTCTCCATCCTAGACCGCATGCTCCTGCCAAGACTTAACTGTCCCCAATGACCTCTCACACTATACTCTGGTTCTCTTATAGGTTAAGgcttttttcttaatgaatgCTAAATTGCCTCCAAGTCATCTAGAGAAGCAAACACAGCACTCGGGACACCATGGGAGTTCAATAAATATCTAGATCTAAGACCATTGACAAGTTAATTCTCATTCTGGCTCAGGAGGTAGTCAAATCATGATGGCTAAATACTAATCCAGTATAGGAGGAATAAACAGATAAAGGTCTGAGGTCGGAGGGAACGTGGGGGAGAGGAGTGGTTGACTCTTACTTTATGGAAATTAAACAAATGCTAgcaggattggagagatggttcaccagTTAGGAACGCTCGCTGTTCTTgcaagagaacctgggttcaattcccaactcaTATGACAGCTGACAAATGAATGTGACTCTAGTCctgggggatctgatgtcctcttctggcctccaggagcaCCGGGcaagcatgtggtacacagacacacatgtaggcaaaatagttatcacataaaatataataagaaaatctAAAAAACTTCTGGCAACTGACCCCGTTTTCAACATTAAAAAGACAATCAAGAGTGGCAGAGACAGCGGCAACAAAAACAGTGGCTATTTTAGTCAAGCTTTGGTTAATTGCTGCCATGTAGGCACAAAGCCTGGTATTACTGGTCTTGATTTTCTTCAAGAGTCATCCcaaatctgaatttttttttcgagacagggtttctcagtggagccctggctgtcctggaactcactctgtagaccaggctggccttgaactcagaaatccatctgcctctgcctcccaagtgctgggattaaaggcgtgcggcaccacgTCCGGCTCCAAATGTGAATTTTCAAATCCACACTGCTCACTTTCTCCCGATCTGTGACTGCTTTCTCACAGGCCTTGATCTTTGACATAATGTCAACAacattttctggttttatgtaaCATTCGAGCACGTTCACAAATGCACACGCTTTAAACTATTCCGTGAGGTTAGGGGTGAGGAGAGCCGAATGCTCAAGATTATTCTAATgactgctggggctggagagaaaagctttagaatttcaggacagccaccCAGGGATGCATAGCTGGCATTCCTAGTACTCAGAGAGCTGAGTTGGGAGAAAGGCCTCAAGTTTGAGGCTggcttggtctatagagcaagttacAGGATAGCCCTGGGCTACATCGTAAGATCCTTAACACGAAAAAGAATTTCAGGGTATCTAATGTTGGGATGTTCTTAGATTGATTTTAATGAGCCACACTGGGATGTTCTCTGGATCCTGTTTTCTTCCTGGGTCAAGCACTGGCCTGCAAAGGGAAATGATATGCTAGGCTCTTGGGACTCTTGCTGTCTCCTACTGAAATTCATTGGAATTTCTTGatagaagggagaggggggaggtggAGATAACTCAGTAAAGTTCTTGTCTTGGAAgaatgaggagctgagtttgacCTCCAGAACCAGTGGGCGGAAGAGattgtctcagtggttaagactcgTGGTCCAGAGTCTGTCTGGTCCCAGCATCCTCTtggggtagctcacaactacctgtaaccccagctccagagccCACGGGAGACCTGATGCCTCTGGTTTCTGAGAACCTTCattcacacaggcacagacacagacacatatactcaGACACTCACGGCTAGACAttgtagtgcatgcctgtaatcccagctcctgagaggcaaagacaggaggaacTGGGAGCTCAAAATCGACCTAGGCTGTGCAAGAGCTCAGAGCTCGCCTGGGGacggggatgggggaggagggggggatggggtgtgtgtgtgtgtgttcagtctaGACAACCAGAGGCTCAAAGCTAACCCATGTGCCCCCGTTATCAGGGACACAAGCTGACCCTTGGTCTTGTTAAGATGTTGCTTCTAATTCATTTGACCTCGGCACAGGGCCTTGAGCACATATATTTCTAATTTGATCCCAATTAATGCCAAGGTTTTGGTTACATTCTGAAAATCAAGGGGCAAAGGGTCTAAGAACAGGCTCTGGCTTTGCTCCTCTGGTTTCAAGGCCATTGTCACTTCAGTTGACTGAGTATCCTTAGGGAGACTTATTCAGGTAACCTGCCCCAACTATGTCATTTCTCCATTTACTGAGACTATTTTGTTCAACATCATGTTGTGTTGTGATCAAGAACATGGGCTCTGGAGCCAGGTTGGTTGGCTTTGCATgttgactctgtctgtctctccataaTGTGGCCATTGGTAAGTTAGCCAGCCTCTGTGGGTCTCAGagtccttatctgtaaaatggggattgTGGGACAGTTGCCTTTATTTACACTGTTGATGGCAACGATAAAAGGAGCCTGGCATATAATGGCTTTCTCTGCCAAAACTGTTGGCTATTAGCTTCCAGAGAGTGCTGTGAGCGAGAGTGCAAATAAATTCCTTTTCTTAACTAGAGAAAGCTACTCCCTGTGAAGACAGTATCCCCTGTACGTGTGATCTCAACTGGAGGGATGCATTCATGTTCGGAGAATGGGAAAGAGAGAACCCTTCTGGGCCACAGCCCCTCTCACTCCTCAGTACTCTGGCTGCCTCCAGCAGGCCACGGCTGTCCCTAACTGGAGGTATGGTGGTGATGGGGTTGATCTGGTGGCCTTCCTGGGACAGGCTGGAGTTCAAGTTCAGAATCAGGACCCTGTCCTAGGGTCCTCGGAGTGATTCCAAATGCCAGGGGCAGGGGATGAGGCCACAATGACCTCAGCTCTACTCATCTCCCTTGTCTTTGCCTCCGATGATACTGAGTGAAACTCTGTTGGCGTGGTATCTATAAAAACTCCAGAGTCCCCACAAGTGCACCAAAGGACAGACTGTTAAACTGGTGATCTTGGAATGAGAGCCTGTTTTTCTTGCTGTGTGGGGAGGCATAGGTGGATCCTCCTCGAGTTCTGGAGTTCCCGTGGTCCTTCccatccttctccttccctgtaGCTCTTGGTGTCTTTCTAACTGATGGTGGTGGAGTACCAAGATGGAAAGGAGCTATCTGGTTGGGCTGGATAAGGGCAAACTTTCCCAAGGTCCTGGCCTTTCTCTTTCCACGCTCCAAGCCTCCCCATCCTGCATTCATTCAACAAGTATTGTGAAGTACCTTCCATGCACTGTGTCTAACAGACAACTAAGTTGTCCCAAGGAAGGTGGGATAATGTGTGTTTTtctaattcataaaaataaaaagatttatttattgtatttatttttttaaaagctttatttttaaagtaatttttaaatgaacatacaaagcgatggtttgttttgttgtggcaTTTTTCTGGTTTTCAGTTAGTAACTGTGCAAGCAGTCACTACGCCATTTCACAGGTAGGTGTCATTACACTTTGTTCTCCTGTACCCCAGCCCCCTGCCCTATTCCCACTGCCCCTTTCTTGCTggtccccttctctttcccaaaTAGGCGCTATTCTGCTTTTCTGTCCCCTGCATCCCAttgcctctgtcctctctctcctcaggatgtcttcctgccttcccatgatctctttttctactttcatGATCTACATCCACCACACACATGATCCCACATGCACGTACACCCACACacaactaaataaatgaaaagttaaCATATAAATAAGCACAAACACCGCCTCCGTGGTTTCTCTAAGGTGTCAGTGAGCCACAGCCAAATACAGTCCAAAAACTAAATGGAGATTCACTATTGGAGAGAGGAATCCCAGCCACATAGCTTTTGTTAGAACACAATTGTTTGTTTAATACCTAGGCACATTGATAATATCATATCATGCCTATGAATTAAACTTTATCTGACTCATATATTAGAAGACATGACATTTATATAGTTTGGAGTTATCTGCAGTTTTTAAAAGCCCTACAGACAAAAGCGCCATTATCGTGTCTATGCATTCACAGAAGAGGTTTTCAGGTAACCTATGTGATATTGACTACTTTTCTCTCTGGCACTCACAGGAAACTCTATATGATGCTTCCTTCCCCATTGGGGAGAGTTTATGCGGCCCGCACCAGCACTTCTCTTCAGCATTCAGTTTCTGGGGGGCTCTATTTGAACAAAGGAGAGCAGGAAGTTGCTACTAGGAGCAAACCAGAGTTATCTCAGCAGCACTGACAAGAGCGCCTCCTCATCCCGTGTGTTCTCACCACCGCCTCAGAATACAGCAACCTGCACCCTTGGCCCGGGCGATCAGTCAGGTCGATTGGGGTGCACTGTCCAAA contains:
- the Fam71f1 gene encoding protein FAM71F1 isoform X1, whose translation is MMTSVPPRKSWWTSKKTVKVIRSYPTFPSLNAWEKFRGLLPVDGETNPGVGLGVEEGLLCQMVHSPEFNLFPNSVVFESNFVQVRRSRNWKEIYKASNTMALGVTSSVPCLPLPNILLMARVKWHQGQSQTWNRPSRAPSINLKSILPLKFVELQIWDDQERVLRLRTVTEKIYYLKLHPDHPETVFHFWIRLVQILHKGLSITTKDPTILVTHCLVPKSLCSPGGKTELVQKKSKGLQPSESLTRLMAQVESETLSQIFSDLHQQKQYRSSSRSEKMHINKTSSEKATPCEDSIPCTCDLNWRDAFMFGEWERENPSGPQPLSLLSTLAASSRPRLSLTGGNSI
- the Fam71f1 gene encoding protein FAM71F1 isoform X5, which encodes MPGRSSGASCLWMGKRTLEWAWEWRKDYSARWFILLNSICFLTPWCSKATLFRRSRNWKEIYKASNTMALGVTSSVPCLPLPNILLMARVKWHQGQSQTWNRPSRAPSINLKSILPLKFVELQIWDDQERVLRLRTVTEKIYYLKLHPDHPETVFHFWIRLVQILHKGLSITTKDPTILVTHCLVPKSLCSPGGKTELVQKKSKGLQPSESLTRLMAQVESETLSQIFSDLHQQKQYRSSSRSEKMHINKTSSEKATPCEDSIPCTCDLNWRDAFMFGEWERENPSGPQPLSLLSTLAASSRPRLSLTGGNSI
- the Fam71f1 gene encoding protein FAM71F1 isoform X7 — protein: MPGRSSGASCLWMGKRTLEWAWEWRKDYSARWFILLNSICFLTPWCSKATLFRVKWHQGQSQTWNRPSRAPSINLKSILPLKFVELQIWDDQERVLRLRTVTEKIYYLKLHPDHPETVFHFWIRLVQILHKGLSITTKDPTILVTHCLVPKSLCSPGGKTELVQKKSKGLQPSESLTRLMAQVESETLSQIFSDLHQQKQYRSSSRSEKMHINKTSSEKATPCEDSIPCTCDLNWRDAFMFGEWERENPSGPQPLSLLSTLAASSRPRLSLTGGNSI
- the Fam71f1 gene encoding protein FAM71F1 isoform X2, yielding MMTSVPPRKSWWTSKKTVKVIRSYPTFPSLNAWEKFRGLLPVDGETNPGVGLGVEEGLLCQMVHSPEFNLFPNSVVFESNFVQVRRSRNWKEIYKASNTMALGVTSSVPCLPLPNILLMARVKWHQGQSQTWNRPSRAPSINLKSILPLKFVELQIWDDQERVLRLRTVTEKIYYLKLHPDHPETVFHFWIRLVQILHKGLSITTKDPTILVTHCLVPKSLCSPGGKTELVQKKSKGLQPSESLTRLMAQVESETLSQIFSDLHQQKQYSSSRSEKMHINKTSSEKATPCEDSIPCTCDLNWRDAFMFGEWERENPSGPQPLSLLSTLAASSRPRLSLTGGNSI
- the Fam71f1 gene encoding protein FAM71F1 isoform X6, which gives rise to MPGRSSGASCLWMGKRTLEWAWEWRKDYSARWFILLNSICFLTPWCSKATLFRRSRNWKEIYKASNTMALGVTSSVPCLPLPNILLMARVKWHQGQSQTWNRPSRAPSINLKSILPLKFVELQIWDDQERVLRLRTVTEKIYYLKLHPDHPETVFHFWIRLVQILHKGLSITTKDPTILVTHCLVPKSLCSPGGKTELVQKKSKGLQPSESLTRLMAQVESETLSQIFSDLHQQKQYSSSRSEKMHINKTSSEKATPCEDSIPCTCDLNWRDAFMFGEWERENPSGPQPLSLLSTLAASSRPRLSLTGGNSI
- the Fam71f1 gene encoding protein FAM71F1 isoform X3, which translates into the protein MMTSVPPRKSWWTSKKTVKVIRSYPTFPSLNAWEKFRGLLPVDGETNPGVGLGVEEGLLCQMVHSPEFNLFPNSVVFESNFVQVRRSRNWKEIYKASNTMALGVTSSVPCLPLPNILLMARVKWHQGQSQTWNRPSRAPSINLKSILPLKFVELQIWDDQERVLRLRTVTEKIYYLKLHPDHPETVFHFWIRLVQILHKGLSITTKDPTILVTHCLVPKSLCSPGGKTELVQKKSKGLQPSESLTRLMAQVESETLSQIFSDLHQQKQYSRSEKMHINKTSSEKATPCEDSIPCTCDLNWRDAFMFGEWERENPSGPQPLSLLSTLAASSRPRLSLTGGNSI